TGAATCCCGGGCGCGATCGCCACACCGCTGTACTCGCCGGTAGCGGAGATCGCCATGAAGACGGTCGCCGTTCCGTAACTGACGATGATGAGCGGCGAACCGTACCGCGCGCGCCCGCCGATCGCCATCGCGACCAAATCCGCGCCCACCTCCTCCGGCCGCTCCGTACGGACGGCAATGAGGCTTTGGCGATGCGGTTCGAAGAAGACCGGCGCGACGCCGAAGCTTCGCTCGCAGGCAACCTCGAGCGACGCGTCGAGCTTCGGCACGACGCTCGCGATCACGATCGCGCTGACCTCGCTTGCAGCGATGCCGCTCTGCCCGAACAATTGCAGGAAGAGCGCGCTGCACTCGTCGGGCGTGCGGCGGGGCTCGGTGGTTAGGCGCCACGTGTGACGCAGCCGATCCTCGCCATCGGCAAAGCAGCCAAGCTTGGTCTCGGTGTTTCCGACGTCGATCGCGAGCAGCATCAGCGGCCTCGCAGCTCTTCGAGCGCGTCGAGCAGCCGCGCCGCGAGCAGCGCTTTCCCGCCCTTGCCCAAGTCCTTTCTCTCTCTCTCCCCCCACAGCAGCACGAGCGCGTTCTCGCCGATTCCGAATCCACGCTCGCCGCCCACGTCGTTGACGACGATCGCATCGAGATGCTTGCGCCGCAGCTTCTCTCGAGCGCGCGCTTCATGGTCGTGCGTTTGCGCGGCGAACCCGACGAGAAAGCTCTTCCCTTTGCGCGCGCCGAGCTCCGCCAGAATGTCCGGATTCGCCTCGAAGCGCAGATCGAGCTCGGCCTCACCTTTCGCGCGCTTCTCCGCCGCGAACTCCGCGGGCCGCCAATCCGCTACCGCAGCGGTCGCAATCGTGAGGTCCGCGCCGACGGCGTGCGCGAGGGCAGCGTCGCGCATCTCCCGCGCGC
The Candidatus Dormiibacterota bacterium DNA segment above includes these coding regions:
- a CDS encoding type III pantothenate kinase, with protein sequence MLLAIDVGNTETKLGCFADGEDRLRHTWRLTTEPRRTPDECSALFLQLFGQSGIAASEVSAIVIASVVPKLDASLEVACERSFGVAPVFFEPHRQSLIAVRTERPEEVGADLVAMAIGGRARYGSPLIIVSYGTATVFMAISATGEYSGVAIAPGIQVSIDALVGRTAKLPQIALEAPHTALGRNTIEALQAGIVYGFIGQSEALIARMREEMGVDARVIATGGLADVVARHSTLIERVDPYLSLEGLRLYHAANRR